Within Planctomycetota bacterium, the genomic segment CACGGGGCCGGCGGAGTGGACGACCTACGGGCTGAGCGCGGCCCCGTAGACCGCGCGTGTCCGGTGCGGCGCCGGAATGACGAATGACGAAGCCCGAATGACGAAAGAAGTCCGAATGACCACCTCAGGAGCGCGTCGGCCGGGCTATCTCGTCATTCGGTCCTCGGATTTGATTCGCCATTCGGATTTCGTCATTCGGTTTTCTCTGTGCCGAGGGTAGGCAACGACCGCTGGACCTACTGCACAGGTCCGGATCCCATCACCCCAACGCCTCGGGTCGCTGCCTCAATCCACGTGGGTGCCGAACGAGGCGACCTTCGGCTGGGCGAGGCGCTCGTAATCCGCCCAGGCCAGGAGGACGGAGTCCTCGTGGGTGCCGGCGGGGACGAGGATCTGTTCGTCCTCCGACAGATGCTCCTCGACGTAAACCGGCAGGTTGTACTCGGCGCCGAAGGGGGGCATGGCGCCGACCTCGCAGTCGGGGAACAGGCCGCCGATCTCTTCCTCGGTCGCCAGGCGGACGCTTTTCGCGCCGAGCGCCTTCTTCGCCCGCTTCATGTCGAGGACATACGTGGCGGGAAGAACGCACATGGCAAAGGCGTCGTCGGCTTTGACGATGACGACCTTGGCGACCTCTTCGCCGGTGATGTGCTCGGCGGCCGCCACCTCCTGAGCGGTGTACCGCGCGGGGTGGTGGCGCAACTGAAACTTGACCTTCTCTCGCTTCAGAAACTTGGCGACGTCCATGGCTTGTCTCCTTTCC encodes:
- a CDS encoding YbaK/EbsC family protein, with the translated sequence MDVAKFLKREKVKFQLRHHPARYTAQEVAAAEHITGEEVAKVVIVKADDAFAMCVLPATYVLDMKRAKKALGAKSVRLATEEEIGGLFPDCEVGAMPPFGAEYNLPVYVEEHLSEDEQILVPAGTHEDSVLLAWADYERLAQPKVASFGTHVD